One window of the Eucalyptus grandis isolate ANBG69807.140 chromosome 8, ASM1654582v1, whole genome shotgun sequence genome contains the following:
- the LOC104445161 gene encoding disease resistance protein RUN1 isoform X3 yields the protein MIGLWGPGGIGKTTIAKALYNAIQTQFRGSSFLAQVREKSNQSGGLVSLQKRLLSDILRHKELTVYDVDGGISLIQERLCCKKVLLVLDDVDDMDQLNALAGKCDWFGKGSRIIVASRDRHLLTSHDKNYVYEVKTLEDNEAQDLFGQHAFTNINKVEIRRDLIDGALHYAGGLPLALEVLGSFLRGRKEPEWESTLHKLSKIPESKINRVLKISFDGLDENEREIFLDIACFFKGKSIIDIKEVLDSCDFNTTIGIEILIERSLIKNEWGYLQMHDLIQSMGQDIVKQECRDDPGKRSRLWLLEDVEDIFYHNTGTDVVKAMVLCLAPPEVIIISPDAFTNMKRLRILILHGGCISSQAQVHLPNELRWLEWFNAPNLEFGSGPNKLVRLDVRESHIKQLMGNFQNFRKLKSINLYKCESLVSIPDLSSAPNMEKLILNGCESLVEVHPSVGNLVKLEVLLLESCSNVSNFPNTLRNKSLKLLHLSGCSKLEKFPDIDGKMEHLEEVYLNRTAIKELPASIQNLVSLNKMYLIFCKDLVRLPLDIYKLKNLKYLDLDGCSNLITFPKNMEDSIDLDGLLGFRRLYYLKLRGCNLSKVEFLESSSSFPVLQVLDLSYNKFTHLPTCINKYYYLSTLVVRGCKLLQEIPQLPSNVFTLSARCCKSLQKLPDLGGQAFSGGSGVYPFRYLSVDLTSCSELFRKGVNMDGVANLSLLEKLPKTISVDITIMGREMPKWILPCEEDSIFFMVPGDLHDKFKGLALCVVLSPEEGKVVDVSCDVNILVNGRKLKIHSKKIYLMESDHVWLCYSHGFLSVIKNHLQNDWNHFQLCFGAEKGSIKKCGVRLMCEQKEDDLRVVFPAPSADRNEVKFFGEDSEEDNSIDTEEEILLFKQMWRKAHHL from the exons ATGATAGGTCTATGGGGACCTGGCGGCATAGGGAAGACGACAATTGCTAAGGCCCTATATAATGCTATTCAGACGCAATTTCGGGGTTCTAGTTTTTTGGCGCAAGTTAGagaaaaatcgaaccaaagTGGTGGTCTTGTTTCTTTGCAAAAACGACTTCTATCTGATATCTTACGTCATAAAGAATTAACGGTCTACGATGTTGACGGAGGAATTAGTTTGATACAGGAAAGATTATGTTGCAAGAAGGTTCTCCTAGTTCtcgatgatgttgatgatatggATCAACTGAATGCCTTGGCTGGAAAATGCGATTGGTTTGGCAAAGGGAGTAGAATCATTGTTGCATCAAGAGATAGACATCTATTAACTTCTCATGACAAAAATTACGTGTATGAAGTTAAAACTTTGGAAGACAATGAAGCACAAGACCTTTTTGGTCAGCATGCCTTTACAAACATCAATAAAGTAGAAATAAGGAGGGATCTCATTGATGGAGCACTGCATTATGCTGGCGGCCTTCCATTAGCCCTGGAAGTGTTGGGCTCATTCCTACGTGGAAGAAAGGAACCTGAATGGGAAAGTACATTGCATAAACTCTCTAAAATTCCTGAATCAAAAATCAATCGAGTTCTCAAGATAAGCTTCGATGGATTGGACGAGAATGAGAGGGAGATTTTCCTtgatattgcttgtttctttaagGGGAAAAGTATAATAGACATCAAGGAAGTTCTTGATAGCTGTGATTTCAACACAACcataggaatagaaattctcATCGAGAGGTCCTTGATAAAAAATGAGTGGGGTTACctgcaaatgcatgatttgattcAGTCGATGGGTCAGGATATTGTTAAACAAGAATGTCGCGATGATCCTGGGAAGCGCAGCAGATTATGGCTTTTGGAAGATGTCGAGGacattttttatcataatacG GGGACAGATGTTGTAAAGGCCATGGTATTGTGCTTGGCCCCACCAGAAGTGATAATCATCAGTCCCGATGCTTTCACAAATATGAAAAGGTTGAGAATACTCATTTTGCACGGAGGGTGTATCTCTTCACAGGCTCAAGTACATCTCCCTaacgagctaagatggcttGAATGGTTCAATGCCCCGAATCTAGAATTTGGCTCTGGTCCAAATAAACTTGTGAGACTCGATGTTCGGGAAAGTCATATCAAACAATTGATGGGCAACTTTCAG AATTTTAGAAAGCTGAAGTCCATCAATCTCTATAAATGCGAGTCCTTGGTTAGTATTCCTGATCTGTCATCGGCTCCAAATATGGAGAAATTGATTCTTAATGGGTGTGAGAGTTTGGTGGAGGTTCACCCATCCGTTGGAAATCTTGTCAAGCTAGAAGTTTTGTTGCTAGAATCGTGCTCTAATGTTAGTAATTTTCCTAACACACTAAGGAATAAATCTCTTAAACTCCTTCATCTCTCTGGTTGCTCTAAACTTGAGAAGTTCCCAGATATTGACGGAAAGATGGAACATCTGGAAGAAGTTTATCTAAATAGGACAGCTATTAAAGAACTCCCtgcatcaattcaaaatctTGTCTCTTTGAATAAGATGTACTTAATATTTTGCAAAGACCTTGTGAGGCTTCCACTGGACATTTATAAGTTGAAAAATCTCAAGTATTTGGATCTTGACGGTTGCTCGAATTTAATCACGTTTCCAAAAAACATGGAGGATTCAATTGATCTTGATGGCCTTCTGGGATTCCGAAGACTATACTACCTAAAACTTAGGGGCTGCAATCTATCAAAAGTAGAGTTCCTTGAGAGTTCTTCCAGTTTTCCCGTATTGCAGGTCCTAGACCTTTCATATAACAAGTTTACTCATTTGCCGACATGCATCAACAAGTACTATTATTTGAGCACATTGGTTGTTAGGGGATGCAAGCTACTACAAGAGATTCCTCAGCTTCCATCAAATGTTTTTACACTATCAGCACGTTGTTGTAAATCCTTGCAAAAACTCCCAGATTTGGGCGGCCAAGCTTTTTCGGGGGGTTCGGGGGTTTACCCTTTTCGCTATCTTTCGGTTGACTTGACTTCATGTAGTGAATTATTCCGCAAAGGGGTCAATATGGATGGTGTGGCTAATTTGTCATTACtcg AGAAACTGCCAAAGACGATCAGTGTCGACATTACTATAATGGGAAGAGAGATGCCTAAATGGATTCTCCCCTGTGAAGAGGATTCCATATTTTTCATGGTTCCAGGGGACTTGCATGATAAGTTCAAAGGATTAGCACTCTGTGTTGTTCTTAGCCCGGAGGAAGGAAAAGTGGTTGACGTTTCATGTGATGTCAACATACTTGTTAATGGCCGAAAGTTGAAGATCCacagtaaaaaaatttatttaatggaaTCTGACCATGTGTGGCTTTGCTATTCACACGGTTTTCTGTCTGTAATAAAGAACCATCTGCAAAATGATTGGAACCATTTCCAACTTTGCTTTGGAGCAGAAAAAGGAAGCATAAAGAAGTGTGGTGTCCGTTTAATGTGCGAGCAAAAGGAGGATGATCTGAGGGTGGTGTTCCCAGCACCATCGGCTGATAGAAACGAAGTGAAGTTTTTTGGGGAAGACTCAGAAGAAGACAATTCAATAGACACTGAGGAAGAAATACTCCTATTCAAACAGATGTGGAGGAAAGCTCATCACCTTTAA
- the LOC104445161 gene encoding disease resistance protein RUN1 isoform X2, which translates to MDNHESKLGKDSEKVKRWKKALYEAGSLSGWELNDRDERDEAELIQSIVKELSICLRPRSLSVAKHPVSLESQVQKLISLSESAGSDVLMIGLWGPGGIGKTTIAKALYNAIQTQFRGSSFLAQVREKSNQSGGLVSLQKRLLSDILRHKELTVYDVDGGISLIQERLCCKKVLLVLDDVDDMDQLNALAGKCDWFGKGSRIIVASRDRHLLTSHDKNYVYEVKTLEDNEAQDLFGQHAFTNINKVEIRRDLIDGALHYAGGLPLALEVLGSFLRGRKEPEWESTLHKLSKIPESKINRVLKISFDGLDENEREIFLDIACFFKGKSIIDIKEVLDSCDFNTTIGIEILIERSLIKNEWGYLQMHDLIQSMGQDIVKQECRDDPGKRSRLWLLEDVEDIFYHNTGTDVVKAMVLCLAPPEVIIISPDAFTNMKRLRILILHGGCISSQAQVHLPNELRWLEWFNAPNLEFGSGPNKLVRLDVRESHIKQLMGNFQNFRKLKSINLYKCESLVSIPDLSSAPNMEKLILNGCESLVEVHPSVGNLVKLEVLLLESCSNVSNFPNTLRNKSLKLLHLSGCSKLEKFPDIDGKMEHLEEVYLNRTAIKELPASIQNLVSLNKMYLIFCKDLVRLPLDIYKLKNLKYLDLDGCSNLITFPKNMEDSIDLDGLLGFRRLYYLKLRGCNLSKVEFLESSSSFPVLQVLDLSYNKFTHLPTCINKYYYLSTLVVRGCKLLQEIPQLPSNVFTLSARCCKSLQKLPDLGGQAFSGGSGVYPFRYLSVDLTSCSELFRKGVNMDGVANLSLLEKLPKTISVDITIMGREMPKWILPCEEDSIFFMVPGDLHDKFKGLALCVVLSPEEGKVVDVSCDVNILVNGRKLKIHSKKIYLMESDHVWLCYSHGFLSVIKNHLQNDWNHFQLCFGAEKGSIKKCGVRLMCEQKEDDLRVVFPAPSADRNEVKFFGEDSEEDNSIDTEEEILLFKQMWRKAHHL; encoded by the exons AGATGAAAGAGATGAAGCGGAGCTCATACAATCCATCGTCAAGGAATTATCAATTTGTCTCAGACCAAGATCCTTATCTGTCGCTAAGCATCCGGTCAGTCTAGAATCCCAAGTTCAAAAACTGATAAGTTTATCAGAGTCAGCTGGTAGTGATGTTTTGATGATAGGTCTATGGGGACCTGGCGGCATAGGGAAGACGACAATTGCTAAGGCCCTATATAATGCTATTCAGACGCAATTTCGGGGTTCTAGTTTTTTGGCGCAAGTTAGagaaaaatcgaaccaaagTGGTGGTCTTGTTTCTTTGCAAAAACGACTTCTATCTGATATCTTACGTCATAAAGAATTAACGGTCTACGATGTTGACGGAGGAATTAGTTTGATACAGGAAAGATTATGTTGCAAGAAGGTTCTCCTAGTTCtcgatgatgttgatgatatggATCAACTGAATGCCTTGGCTGGAAAATGCGATTGGTTTGGCAAAGGGAGTAGAATCATTGTTGCATCAAGAGATAGACATCTATTAACTTCTCATGACAAAAATTACGTGTATGAAGTTAAAACTTTGGAAGACAATGAAGCACAAGACCTTTTTGGTCAGCATGCCTTTACAAACATCAATAAAGTAGAAATAAGGAGGGATCTCATTGATGGAGCACTGCATTATGCTGGCGGCCTTCCATTAGCCCTGGAAGTGTTGGGCTCATTCCTACGTGGAAGAAAGGAACCTGAATGGGAAAGTACATTGCATAAACTCTCTAAAATTCCTGAATCAAAAATCAATCGAGTTCTCAAGATAAGCTTCGATGGATTGGACGAGAATGAGAGGGAGATTTTCCTtgatattgcttgtttctttaagGGGAAAAGTATAATAGACATCAAGGAAGTTCTTGATAGCTGTGATTTCAACACAACcataggaatagaaattctcATCGAGAGGTCCTTGATAAAAAATGAGTGGGGTTACctgcaaatgcatgatttgattcAGTCGATGGGTCAGGATATTGTTAAACAAGAATGTCGCGATGATCCTGGGAAGCGCAGCAGATTATGGCTTTTGGAAGATGTCGAGGacattttttatcataatacG GGGACAGATGTTGTAAAGGCCATGGTATTGTGCTTGGCCCCACCAGAAGTGATAATCATCAGTCCCGATGCTTTCACAAATATGAAAAGGTTGAGAATACTCATTTTGCACGGAGGGTGTATCTCTTCACAGGCTCAAGTACATCTCCCTaacgagctaagatggcttGAATGGTTCAATGCCCCGAATCTAGAATTTGGCTCTGGTCCAAATAAACTTGTGAGACTCGATGTTCGGGAAAGTCATATCAAACAATTGATGGGCAACTTTCAG AATTTTAGAAAGCTGAAGTCCATCAATCTCTATAAATGCGAGTCCTTGGTTAGTATTCCTGATCTGTCATCGGCTCCAAATATGGAGAAATTGATTCTTAATGGGTGTGAGAGTTTGGTGGAGGTTCACCCATCCGTTGGAAATCTTGTCAAGCTAGAAGTTTTGTTGCTAGAATCGTGCTCTAATGTTAGTAATTTTCCTAACACACTAAGGAATAAATCTCTTAAACTCCTTCATCTCTCTGGTTGCTCTAAACTTGAGAAGTTCCCAGATATTGACGGAAAGATGGAACATCTGGAAGAAGTTTATCTAAATAGGACAGCTATTAAAGAACTCCCtgcatcaattcaaaatctTGTCTCTTTGAATAAGATGTACTTAATATTTTGCAAAGACCTTGTGAGGCTTCCACTGGACATTTATAAGTTGAAAAATCTCAAGTATTTGGATCTTGACGGTTGCTCGAATTTAATCACGTTTCCAAAAAACATGGAGGATTCAATTGATCTTGATGGCCTTCTGGGATTCCGAAGACTATACTACCTAAAACTTAGGGGCTGCAATCTATCAAAAGTAGAGTTCCTTGAGAGTTCTTCCAGTTTTCCCGTATTGCAGGTCCTAGACCTTTCATATAACAAGTTTACTCATTTGCCGACATGCATCAACAAGTACTATTATTTGAGCACATTGGTTGTTAGGGGATGCAAGCTACTACAAGAGATTCCTCAGCTTCCATCAAATGTTTTTACACTATCAGCACGTTGTTGTAAATCCTTGCAAAAACTCCCAGATTTGGGCGGCCAAGCTTTTTCGGGGGGTTCGGGGGTTTACCCTTTTCGCTATCTTTCGGTTGACTTGACTTCATGTAGTGAATTATTCCGCAAAGGGGTCAATATGGATGGTGTGGCTAATTTGTCATTACtcg AGAAACTGCCAAAGACGATCAGTGTCGACATTACTATAATGGGAAGAGAGATGCCTAAATGGATTCTCCCCTGTGAAGAGGATTCCATATTTTTCATGGTTCCAGGGGACTTGCATGATAAGTTCAAAGGATTAGCACTCTGTGTTGTTCTTAGCCCGGAGGAAGGAAAAGTGGTTGACGTTTCATGTGATGTCAACATACTTGTTAATGGCCGAAAGTTGAAGATCCacagtaaaaaaatttatttaatggaaTCTGACCATGTGTGGCTTTGCTATTCACACGGTTTTCTGTCTGTAATAAAGAACCATCTGCAAAATGATTGGAACCATTTCCAACTTTGCTTTGGAGCAGAAAAAGGAAGCATAAAGAAGTGTGGTGTCCGTTTAATGTGCGAGCAAAAGGAGGATGATCTGAGGGTGGTGTTCCCAGCACCATCGGCTGATAGAAACGAAGTGAAGTTTTTTGGGGAAGACTCAGAAGAAGACAATTCAATAGACACTGAGGAAGAAATACTCCTATTCAAACAGATGTGGAGGAAAGCTCATCACCTTTAA
- the LOC104445161 gene encoding disease resistance protein RPV1 isoform X1 encodes MAASSNMKRNYYHVFLSFRGTDVRHGFLSHLYAALDQRGIYTFVDSEELRKGEEISPTLVRAIEESRIAIIVFSENYASSPWCLEELLKIMECKEQNDLMVFPVFFKVEPREVRGDRESYKRAMDNHESNFGKDSEKVKRWKRALLDAGNLSGWHFNDRDERDEAELIQSIVKELSICLRPRSLSVAKHPVSLESQVQKLISLSESAGSDVLMIGLWGPGGIGKTTIAKALYNAIQTQFRGSSFLAQVREKSNQSGGLVSLQKRLLSDILRHKELTVYDVDGGISLIQERLCCKKVLLVLDDVDDMDQLNALAGKCDWFGKGSRIIVASRDRHLLTSHDKNYVYEVKTLEDNEAQDLFGQHAFTNINKVEIRRDLIDGALHYAGGLPLALEVLGSFLRGRKEPEWESTLHKLSKIPESKINRVLKISFDGLDENEREIFLDIACFFKGKSIIDIKEVLDSCDFNTTIGIEILIERSLIKNEWGYLQMHDLIQSMGQDIVKQECRDDPGKRSRLWLLEDVEDIFYHNTGTDVVKAMVLCLAPPEVIIISPDAFTNMKRLRILILHGGCISSQAQVHLPNELRWLEWFNAPNLEFGSGPNKLVRLDVRESHIKQLMGNFQNFRKLKSINLYKCESLVSIPDLSSAPNMEKLILNGCESLVEVHPSVGNLVKLEVLLLESCSNVSNFPNTLRNKSLKLLHLSGCSKLEKFPDIDGKMEHLEEVYLNRTAIKELPASIQNLVSLNKMYLIFCKDLVRLPLDIYKLKNLKYLDLDGCSNLITFPKNMEDSIDLDGLLGFRRLYYLKLRGCNLSKVEFLESSSSFPVLQVLDLSYNKFTHLPTCINKYYYLSTLVVRGCKLLQEIPQLPSNVFTLSARCCKSLQKLPDLGGQAFSGGSGVYPFRYLSVDLTSCSELFRKGVNMDGVANLSLLEKLPKTISVDITIMGREMPKWILPCEEDSIFFMVPGDLHDKFKGLALCVVLSPEEGKVVDVSCDVNILVNGRKLKIHSKKIYLMESDHVWLCYSHGFLSVIKNHLQNDWNHFQLCFGAEKGSIKKCGVRLMCEQKEDDLRVVFPAPSADRNEVKFFGEDSEEDNSIDTEEEILLFKQMWRKAHHL; translated from the exons ATGGCTGCTTCTTCGAATATGAAAAGGAATTattaccatgtgttcctcagtTTCAGAGGAACAGATGTCCGCCACGGCTTCCTCAGTCATCTCTACGCCGCTCTGGATCAGAGAGGAATATACACTTTTGTGGATAGCGAAGAGCTTAGGAAAGGAGAGGAAATATCGCCGACGCTCGTGAGGGCGATCGAGGAATCGCGCATCGCCATCATTGTCTTCTCTGAGAACTACGCCTCCTCGCCGTGGTGTTTGGAAGAGCTCTTGAAaatcatggagtgcaaggagcaaAACGACCTGATGGTGTTCCCAGTGTTTTTCAAAGTGGAACCGAGAGAAGTGAGAGGGGACAGAGAGAGTTATAAGAGAGCTATGGATAACCATGAGTCCAACTTCGGGAAGGATtcggagaaagtgaagagatggaagaggGCTCTCCTTGATGCTGGTAATTTGTCTGGGTGGCATTTCAATGACAG AGATGAAAGAGATGAAGCGGAGCTCATACAATCCATCGTCAAGGAATTATCAATTTGTCTCAGACCAAGATCCTTATCTGTCGCTAAGCATCCGGTCAGTCTAGAATCCCAAGTTCAAAAACTGATAAGTTTATCAGAGTCAGCTGGTAGTGATGTTTTGATGATAGGTCTATGGGGACCTGGCGGCATAGGGAAGACGACAATTGCTAAGGCCCTATATAATGCTATTCAGACGCAATTTCGGGGTTCTAGTTTTTTGGCGCAAGTTAGagaaaaatcgaaccaaagTGGTGGTCTTGTTTCTTTGCAAAAACGACTTCTATCTGATATCTTACGTCATAAAGAATTAACGGTCTACGATGTTGACGGAGGAATTAGTTTGATACAGGAAAGATTATGTTGCAAGAAGGTTCTCCTAGTTCtcgatgatgttgatgatatggATCAACTGAATGCCTTGGCTGGAAAATGCGATTGGTTTGGCAAAGGGAGTAGAATCATTGTTGCATCAAGAGATAGACATCTATTAACTTCTCATGACAAAAATTACGTGTATGAAGTTAAAACTTTGGAAGACAATGAAGCACAAGACCTTTTTGGTCAGCATGCCTTTACAAACATCAATAAAGTAGAAATAAGGAGGGATCTCATTGATGGAGCACTGCATTATGCTGGCGGCCTTCCATTAGCCCTGGAAGTGTTGGGCTCATTCCTACGTGGAAGAAAGGAACCTGAATGGGAAAGTACATTGCATAAACTCTCTAAAATTCCTGAATCAAAAATCAATCGAGTTCTCAAGATAAGCTTCGATGGATTGGACGAGAATGAGAGGGAGATTTTCCTtgatattgcttgtttctttaagGGGAAAAGTATAATAGACATCAAGGAAGTTCTTGATAGCTGTGATTTCAACACAACcataggaatagaaattctcATCGAGAGGTCCTTGATAAAAAATGAGTGGGGTTACctgcaaatgcatgatttgattcAGTCGATGGGTCAGGATATTGTTAAACAAGAATGTCGCGATGATCCTGGGAAGCGCAGCAGATTATGGCTTTTGGAAGATGTCGAGGacattttttatcataatacG GGGACAGATGTTGTAAAGGCCATGGTATTGTGCTTGGCCCCACCAGAAGTGATAATCATCAGTCCCGATGCTTTCACAAATATGAAAAGGTTGAGAATACTCATTTTGCACGGAGGGTGTATCTCTTCACAGGCTCAAGTACATCTCCCTaacgagctaagatggcttGAATGGTTCAATGCCCCGAATCTAGAATTTGGCTCTGGTCCAAATAAACTTGTGAGACTCGATGTTCGGGAAAGTCATATCAAACAATTGATGGGCAACTTTCAG AATTTTAGAAAGCTGAAGTCCATCAATCTCTATAAATGCGAGTCCTTGGTTAGTATTCCTGATCTGTCATCGGCTCCAAATATGGAGAAATTGATTCTTAATGGGTGTGAGAGTTTGGTGGAGGTTCACCCATCCGTTGGAAATCTTGTCAAGCTAGAAGTTTTGTTGCTAGAATCGTGCTCTAATGTTAGTAATTTTCCTAACACACTAAGGAATAAATCTCTTAAACTCCTTCATCTCTCTGGTTGCTCTAAACTTGAGAAGTTCCCAGATATTGACGGAAAGATGGAACATCTGGAAGAAGTTTATCTAAATAGGACAGCTATTAAAGAACTCCCtgcatcaattcaaaatctTGTCTCTTTGAATAAGATGTACTTAATATTTTGCAAAGACCTTGTGAGGCTTCCACTGGACATTTATAAGTTGAAAAATCTCAAGTATTTGGATCTTGACGGTTGCTCGAATTTAATCACGTTTCCAAAAAACATGGAGGATTCAATTGATCTTGATGGCCTTCTGGGATTCCGAAGACTATACTACCTAAAACTTAGGGGCTGCAATCTATCAAAAGTAGAGTTCCTTGAGAGTTCTTCCAGTTTTCCCGTATTGCAGGTCCTAGACCTTTCATATAACAAGTTTACTCATTTGCCGACATGCATCAACAAGTACTATTATTTGAGCACATTGGTTGTTAGGGGATGCAAGCTACTACAAGAGATTCCTCAGCTTCCATCAAATGTTTTTACACTATCAGCACGTTGTTGTAAATCCTTGCAAAAACTCCCAGATTTGGGCGGCCAAGCTTTTTCGGGGGGTTCGGGGGTTTACCCTTTTCGCTATCTTTCGGTTGACTTGACTTCATGTAGTGAATTATTCCGCAAAGGGGTCAATATGGATGGTGTGGCTAATTTGTCATTACtcg AGAAACTGCCAAAGACGATCAGTGTCGACATTACTATAATGGGAAGAGAGATGCCTAAATGGATTCTCCCCTGTGAAGAGGATTCCATATTTTTCATGGTTCCAGGGGACTTGCATGATAAGTTCAAAGGATTAGCACTCTGTGTTGTTCTTAGCCCGGAGGAAGGAAAAGTGGTTGACGTTTCATGTGATGTCAACATACTTGTTAATGGCCGAAAGTTGAAGATCCacagtaaaaaaatttatttaatggaaTCTGACCATGTGTGGCTTTGCTATTCACACGGTTTTCTGTCTGTAATAAAGAACCATCTGCAAAATGATTGGAACCATTTCCAACTTTGCTTTGGAGCAGAAAAAGGAAGCATAAAGAAGTGTGGTGTCCGTTTAATGTGCGAGCAAAAGGAGGATGATCTGAGGGTGGTGTTCCCAGCACCATCGGCTGATAGAAACGAAGTGAAGTTTTTTGGGGAAGACTCAGAAGAAGACAATTCAATAGACACTGAGGAAGAAATACTCCTATTCAAACAGATGTGGAGGAAAGCTCATCACCTTTAA
- the LOC104430993 gene encoding disease resistance protein RPV1-like: MDVRNNFLSHLYIAFDRNGIHSFVDSEELRKGKEISPALMRAIEESHVAIIIFSEEHASSPWCLEELVKIMECKEQKGLKVLPVFYKVEPREVKVRRKSYGRNMAKHELKFGKDSEKVKRWKKTLFDAGNLSGWDMNNRDEAELIQCIVNELSVHLNRRPLYVTKYPVEIDSQVQKLIRLIQQESADGGVLMIGLWGPGGIGKTTIAKALYNAMERKFQGCSFLEQRKNVIKAIVLDLPTPKEMTISPNAFTNMRRLRMFIMPKVHIFSRGPICLPNELSWLEWANYPDLEFSPGQKKLVRLHVKNGHIKQLGSNFQNFINLKSIEFCDCKFLAIVPDLSSAPNLREVEFLENASSCPTLTHLDLSNNKFTHLPTCINKYDYGKDLFVYSCKESKGVSVADVSPLKVVEILVNGRNA, encoded by the exons ATGGATGTTCGTAACAACTTCCTTAGTCATCTCTATATAGCTTTTGACCGGAATGGAATACACAGTTTTGTGGATAGCGAAGAGCttaggaaaggaaaggaaatatcACCGGCACTCATGAGAGCAATCGAGGAATCACACGTCgcaatcatcattttctccgAGGAGCACGCTTCCTCACCATGGTGTTTGGAAGAGCTTGTGAAaatcatggagtgcaaggagcaaAAAGGCTTGAAGGTGTTGCCcgtgttttacaaagtggaaccaaGAGAAGTGAAAGTGAGGAGAAAGAGTTATGGGAGAAATATGGCTAAGCATGAGTTAAAGTTCGGGAAGGATtcagagaaagtgaagagatggaagaaaacTCTCTTTGATGCTGGTAACTTGTCTGGGTGGGATATGAATAACAG AGATGAAGCGGAGCTTATCCAATGCATCGTCAACGAATTATCAGTTCACCTCAACCGAAGACCCCTATATGTCACTAAGTATCCTGTTGAAATAGATTCGCAAGTTCAAAAACTAATACGGTTGATACAGCAAGAGTCGGCTGATGGTGGTGTTCTAATGATAGGTCTATGGGGACCTGGAGGCATAGGGAAGACAACAATTGCTAAGGCCTTATATAATGCTATGGAGAGAAAATTTCAGGGTTGTAGTTTTTTGGAGCAA AGAAAGAATGTGATAAAGGCCATAGTATTGGACTTGCCTACACCAAAAGAGATGACCATTAGTCCTAATGCTTTCACAAACATGAGAAGGTTGAGAATGTTTATAATGCCTAAAGTGCATATCTTTTCACGAGGTCCAATATGCCTCCCTAATGAGCTTAGCTGGCTTGAATGGGCCAATTACCCGGATCTAGAATTCAGCCCTGGTCAAAAGAAACTTGTGAGACTCCATGTCAAGAATGGTCATATCAAACAATTAGGAAGCAACTTTCAG aattttataaatttgaagTCCATCGAGTTCTGCGATTGCAAGTTCTTGGCTATTGTTCCTGATCTTTCATCAGCTCCAAATCTGAGAG AAGTAGAGTTCCTTGAGAATGCTTCAAGTTGTCCTACATTGACGCACCTAGATCTTTCAAATAATAAGTTTACTCATCTGCCAACATGCATCAACAAGTATGATTATGGGAAAGACTTGTTTGTTTATAGCTGCAAGGAAAGCAAAGGGGTCAGTGTGGCTGATGTGTCACCACTCAag GTAGTTGAGATTCTTGTAAATGGAAGAAATGCCTGA